A genomic window from Rhinoderma darwinii isolate aRhiDar2 chromosome 4 unlocalized genomic scaffold, aRhiDar2.hap1 SUPER_4_unloc_6, whole genome shotgun sequence includes:
- the LOC142684098 gene encoding histone H3-like centromeric protein A, with protein sequence MDFFLTGSRETSHRPSTQRRRRYRPGARALMEIRKYQKSTNLLIQKTLFFHLVREICLKYSRGVFYYWQSTALMALQESAEDFLVSLFEDSYLFSHQANRGTLFVKDMQLARRIRGIPYEL encoded by the exons ATGGATTTCTTTCTTACAGGTAGTAGGGAAACAAGTCACAGACCGAGCACGCAACGAAGAAGACGCTACCGCCCAGGAGCCCGTGCGCTGATGGAAATAAGAAAGTACCAAAAATCAACCAATCTGCTCATTCAGAAAACCCTGTTTTTCCACCTG GTGAGAGAGATCTGCCTGAAGTATTCCCGCGGCGTGTTTTACTACTGGCAAAGCACCGCACTTATGGCGCTACAAGAG tcagctgaggacttcctcgtgagtctctttgaagattcttacctcttcagtcaccaggccaataggggcactctctttgtgaaggacatgcagctcgcacggagaatccgaggcatcccgtatgaactgtga